A region of Actinomycetota bacterium DNA encodes the following proteins:
- a CDS encoding S9 family peptidase: MDRDLRETPLYKDIEEHYRKLLEPAFGRISGAAGLAPSPDGRRIAFTGSKLSKLEGVPGTRVCVVDLETHELDEVTAGPGNDARPQWSPDGTRLAFLSDRQQRGRNRLYLLDAGRVGEARPGPDVDGTIEYAAWSPDSAWILLGVAPMEADKAGAEGSGTKDSEADAPSWLPEVERSDGAGEWRRLFLYELATGNVRQVSREGLTVWEAAWCGPARIAAVVSEAPGEDAWYESVLALIDAGTGEDRVLYRTGTILRQVGVPSANPSGSRLAVLQALCSDRGIVAGDLLLIDPDSGHASPVEAHGVDVSHVAWRDDDHLLWIGVRGLDTVAGEQDASTGSSVELWASEETSGYWHPDAAPLADGSFALVLESHERPPEIAVVRDGKADTVVSFAHDGTRYAQEVGGRLERVNWKARDGIDLEGFVLLPPGAGPHPLVVNVHGGPIASYRNRWVAGWTPHVLVSRGYAVFLPNPRGSTGRGQEFAEHVVGDMGGKDADDVLSGIDALVERGIAAPDRLGVMGGSYGGFMTAWLVTQTDRFAAAVSISPVTDWYSQHFNSNIGPWDSAFLDGDPASPGGPYFERSPVFLAAKARTPVLVTAGVRDRCTPPGQAVEFYRALRANGVETEVVLYPEEGHGVRQMPALFDFVTRTVAWFERHMPASGGEATP, translated from the coding sequence ATGGACCGAGACCTGCGCGAGACACCGCTGTACAAGGACATCGAGGAGCACTACCGGAAGCTGCTGGAGCCGGCCTTCGGCCGCATCTCCGGGGCCGCCGGGCTGGCCCCGTCGCCTGACGGCCGCCGGATCGCCTTCACCGGCTCCAAGCTGTCGAAGCTGGAAGGCGTCCCCGGCACGCGGGTATGCGTGGTGGACCTGGAGACCCATGAGCTGGACGAGGTCACCGCGGGGCCGGGGAACGACGCCCGGCCGCAGTGGTCGCCGGATGGGACCAGGTTGGCGTTCCTGTCCGACCGGCAGCAGCGGGGGCGGAACCGGCTGTACCTCCTGGACGCCGGCCGGGTGGGCGAGGCCCGCCCCGGCCCCGACGTCGACGGCACCATCGAGTACGCGGCTTGGTCCCCCGACAGCGCGTGGATCCTGCTCGGGGTGGCTCCGATGGAAGCGGACAAGGCTGGGGCGGAAGGCTCGGGGACCAAGGACTCCGAGGCCGACGCCCCGTCGTGGCTGCCCGAGGTGGAGCGGAGCGACGGAGCGGGCGAGTGGCGCCGGCTGTTCCTCTACGAGCTGGCCACGGGCAACGTGCGGCAGGTCTCCCGCGAGGGGCTCACCGTGTGGGAGGCAGCATGGTGCGGGCCGGCGCGGATCGCGGCGGTCGTGTCCGAAGCCCCGGGCGAGGATGCCTGGTACGAATCCGTCCTGGCCCTGATCGACGCCGGCACCGGTGAGGACCGCGTCCTGTACCGGACCGGAACCATCCTTCGTCAGGTCGGGGTCCCCTCCGCGAATCCGTCGGGCTCGCGCCTGGCCGTTCTCCAGGCGCTGTGCAGCGACCGCGGGATCGTGGCTGGGGACCTGCTCCTGATCGACCCGGACTCTGGCCATGCCAGCCCGGTCGAGGCGCACGGCGTGGACGTCAGCCACGTGGCCTGGCGGGACGACGACCACCTGCTGTGGATCGGCGTCCGGGGCCTGGACACGGTGGCCGGCGAGCAGGACGCCTCCACTGGCTCGTCCGTCGAGCTGTGGGCCAGCGAGGAGACCAGCGGGTACTGGCATCCGGACGCCGCTCCCCTCGCGGATGGTTCCTTCGCGCTGGTGCTGGAGAGCCACGAACGGCCGCCCGAGATCGCCGTGGTCCGGGACGGCAAGGCGGACACGGTGGTCTCGTTCGCCCACGACGGCACCCGGTACGCGCAGGAGGTGGGCGGCCGCCTGGAGCGGGTGAATTGGAAGGCGCGCGACGGCATCGACCTGGAAGGGTTCGTGCTGCTGCCCCCGGGCGCGGGGCCGCATCCACTGGTCGTCAATGTCCACGGGGGGCCGATCGCCTCCTACCGGAACCGGTGGGTCGCCGGATGGACCCCGCACGTGCTGGTGAGCCGGGGGTACGCCGTCTTCCTGCCGAACCCGCGAGGCTCCACCGGGCGGGGCCAGGAGTTCGCCGAGCACGTCGTCGGCGACATGGGCGGCAAGGACGCGGACGACGTCCTCTCCGGGATCGACGCGCTGGTGGAACGCGGCATCGCGGCCCCCGACCGCCTCGGCGTCATGGGCGGGAGCTACGGCGGCTTCATGACGGCGTGGCTGGTCACACAGACGGACCGGTTCGCCGCCGCCGTGTCGATCTCACCGGTGACCGACTGGTACAGCCAGCACTTCAACAGCAACATCGGCCCGTGGGACTCCGCGTTCCTGGACGGCGACCCGGCCTCCCCCGGAGGTCCGTACTTCGAGCGGAGCCCGGTCTTCCTTGCGGCCAAGGCCCGCACGCCGGTCCTGGTGACCGCCGGGGTACGCGACCGGTGCACCCCGCCCGGCCAGGCCGTCGAGTTCTATCGGGCCCTACGGGCGAACGGCGTGGAGACCGAGGTGGTCCTGTATCCCGAGGAGGGCCACGGCGTTCGCCAGATGCCCGCCCTGTTCGATTTCGTCACTCGAACCGTGGCGTGGTTCGAGCGCCACATGCCGGCGTCTGGAGGCGAGGCGACCCCGTGA
- a CDS encoding NAD(P)/FAD-dependent oxidoreductase, with the protein MGAGLAGLAAGAALRMAGIDALLIDEASAVGAAWRGRYDRLRLNTSRHLSRLPGYAFSRSDDRWPSRDQVVKYLERFARHHGLEPALGVNVLRVDRDDGRWVVRTSTRDVAAGSVILATGHAREPVVPAWPGGDSFPGQIVHSSGYRNATPFQGQDVLVVGAGDSAADIAVDLAEGGAGTVWLSIRTPTHVIPRSTLGVPTDVTASMIRRLPPSVVDPMIGAIARIRLGDLTRFGMPRPTQGLYSRFLQHRRAPIIDPGDFVRALRSGRVVVVPALEWFDGRSVRLAGGRTVEPDAVVAATGYRPGLEGLVGRLGVLAADGYPKAHAPDDHPGAPDLYFLGFRFPFSGNFRQVRIDAGKTATRIGRRATRAT; encoded by the coding sequence GTGGGCGCCGGGCTGGCCGGCCTGGCGGCCGGGGCGGCGCTGCGCATGGCCGGCATCGACGCCTTGCTGATCGACGAGGCCTCGGCGGTGGGTGCGGCGTGGCGGGGACGCTACGACCGGCTCCGGCTGAACACCTCGCGCCACCTGTCCCGCCTCCCCGGCTACGCCTTCTCCCGCTCGGACGACCGCTGGCCCAGCCGGGACCAGGTGGTCAAGTACCTGGAGCGATTCGCACGGCATCATGGGCTGGAGCCGGCCCTGGGCGTGAACGTGCTCCGGGTGGATCGGGACGATGGACGGTGGGTCGTCCGGACCTCCACGAGAGACGTCGCGGCCGGGTCCGTGATCCTGGCCACGGGCCACGCCCGGGAACCGGTCGTGCCTGCATGGCCGGGCGGAGATTCGTTCCCCGGCCAGATCGTGCACTCGAGCGGCTACCGAAACGCGACGCCGTTCCAGGGGCAGGACGTGCTGGTGGTGGGGGCCGGTGACTCCGCCGCCGACATCGCCGTGGATCTTGCCGAGGGCGGCGCGGGCACGGTGTGGCTGTCCATCCGTACTCCCACCCACGTGATCCCCCGGTCCACCCTGGGGGTCCCCACCGACGTGACCGCGTCCATGATCCGCCGGCTTCCTCCCAGCGTGGTCGATCCCATGATCGGGGCGATCGCCCGGATTCGGCTGGGCGACCTGACCCGATTCGGGATGCCCCGTCCGACCCAGGGGCTGTACTCGCGGTTCCTCCAGCATCGGCGGGCCCCGATCATCGACCCGGGGGACTTCGTCCGGGCCCTGCGGTCCGGTCGCGTCGTGGTCGTCCCGGCCTTGGAGTGGTTCGACGGCCGGTCCGTCCGGCTGGCCGGGGGGAGAACGGTCGAGCCGGACGCCGTGGTCGCCGCCACGGGGTACCGTCCGGGACTGGAGGGCCTGGTCGGGCGCCTCGGGGTGCTGGCGGCCGACGGGTACCCGAAAGCCCACGCCCCGGACGACCATCCGGGCGCGCCGGACCTGTACTTTCTGGGCTTCCGGTTCCCGTTCAGCGGGAACTTCCGGCAGGTTCGGATCGACGCCGGGAAGACGGCCACGCGGATCGGGCGACGGGCCACCCGAGCGACCTGA
- the rapZ gene encoding RNase adapter RapZ, whose amino-acid sequence MTARTTSEQAQRATRAKVRRSAPAAPTVAEGPASPDFAIITGLSGAGRSEAAKCLEDIGYFVVDNLPPALIGKMAELAAGSGGPARVAIVADARGGVFFHELSRGLEDLKKLSIPYRILFLEASDQDLLQRYAVTRHRHPLAPADRVVEGIRKERLMMESLKGEADLIVDTSGLTPHELRDRIRDAFAKAPPEQGLQVSVVSFGYKYGVPRDADIVLDVRFLPNPYWIPKYRPLPGTDSRVRKYVTEQESYGEFMKRLRSLLEFVVPGFVAEGKSYLTVAVGCTGGRHRSIVVADAVAEFFRDQGLPVSLEHRDLDHE is encoded by the coding sequence ATGACCGCAAGGACCACCAGCGAGCAGGCGCAGCGAGCCACGCGGGCCAAGGTCCGTCGATCCGCGCCGGCCGCTCCCACCGTGGCGGAGGGGCCAGCCAGCCCGGACTTCGCCATCATCACTGGGCTCTCCGGCGCGGGCCGGTCCGAGGCCGCCAAGTGCCTGGAGGACATCGGCTACTTCGTGGTGGACAACCTTCCGCCGGCCCTGATCGGCAAGATGGCCGAGCTGGCGGCGGGCTCCGGGGGGCCGGCGCGGGTCGCGATCGTGGCCGACGCCCGCGGCGGCGTGTTCTTCCACGAGCTGTCCCGGGGCCTCGAGGACCTCAAGAAGCTGAGCATCCCGTACCGGATCCTGTTCCTGGAGGCGTCGGACCAGGACCTCCTCCAGCGCTACGCCGTGACCCGCCACCGCCACCCGCTGGCCCCGGCGGACCGGGTGGTGGAGGGGATCCGCAAGGAGCGGCTGATGATGGAGTCACTGAAGGGGGAAGCCGACCTCATCGTCGACACCTCCGGCCTCACCCCGCACGAGCTGCGCGACCGCATCCGCGACGCCTTCGCCAAGGCCCCGCCGGAGCAGGGCCTCCAGGTCTCCGTGGTGTCCTTCGGCTACAAGTACGGCGTCCCCCGGGACGCCGACATCGTGCTCGACGTCCGCTTCCTGCCCAACCCGTACTGGATCCCGAAGTACCGCCCCCTGCCGGGGACGGACTCCCGGGTGCGAAAGTACGTGACCGAGCAGGAGTCGTACGGAGAGTTCATGAAGCGCCTCCGGTCCCTGCTGGAGTTCGTCGTCCCCGGGTTCGTGGCGGAGGGGAAGTCCTACCTCACGGTCGCCGTGGGGTGCACCGGCGGCCGCCACCGCTCGATCGTGGTGGCAGACGCCGTCGCGGAGTTCTTCCGGGACCAGGGTCTGCCGGTGTCCCTGGAGCACCGGGACCTCGACCATGAGTGA
- the uvrC gene encoding excinuclease ABC subunit UvrC → MSVPRPLPSSIPDEPGAYLFRDPDGRVLYVGKAKSLRKRLASYWGRPLHARTEAMTAQAASVEWIVARGEVDALMLEYSLIKSNRPRFNVRYRDDKSYPYLALTVGERWPRAQVMRGARRKGVRYFGPYGHAYAIRETLDALTRVFPVRTCSNAFFDQRARAHRPCLYYDIGRCAGPCVPEATGVTDESYRGQVESLADFLGGTYRPVLSRLESEMTRASTQLEYERAARLRDQLAAARKAMESQEMVLGHREDLDAIGLDEDDLEAAFQVFFVRRGRVMGRKGWVVDKVEDLDRSELLRSFLRELYMEQEDAPPRILVPELPADADVLEEWLSQRRGTRVRIAVPARGAKRRLTQTVSQNAREAFMRHKLRRASDFGARSRALAELGDALGLEQAPLRIEAYDISNLGPTDKVGSMVVFEDGLPKRSDYRKFEIKGVPGQDDFASMEEMLSRRFARLVSEVGADDTVTASRPRSRRFAYPPALIVVDGGRGQLGVATRVLAEAGLDIPVIGLAKRLEEVYVPGQPEPLHVPRSSEALFVLQHLRDEAHRFAVTYHRTKRTRRALASPLDDVPGIGPTRKRALLRRFGSLARLRQATVEEIQGVQGIGPEMARTIHQHLEGGGPVPAAAGVAGAMEGKSA, encoded by the coding sequence GTGAGCGTCCCCCGGCCACTTCCCTCCAGCATCCCCGACGAGCCCGGCGCGTACCTGTTCCGGGACCCGGACGGCCGCGTGCTCTACGTCGGCAAGGCCAAGTCGCTGCGCAAGCGCCTGGCGTCGTACTGGGGCCGGCCGCTGCACGCCCGCACCGAGGCCATGACGGCGCAGGCTGCCTCGGTGGAGTGGATCGTGGCCCGGGGCGAGGTGGACGCCCTGATGCTCGAGTACAGCCTCATCAAGTCGAACCGGCCCCGGTTCAACGTCCGCTACCGCGACGACAAGAGCTACCCGTATCTGGCCCTGACGGTGGGGGAGCGGTGGCCCCGGGCCCAGGTCATGCGGGGAGCCCGGCGCAAGGGGGTCCGCTACTTCGGGCCGTACGGGCACGCGTACGCCATTCGGGAGACCCTGGACGCGCTGACCCGGGTGTTCCCCGTGCGGACCTGCTCGAACGCGTTCTTCGACCAGCGGGCTCGAGCCCACCGGCCCTGCCTGTACTACGACATCGGCCGGTGCGCCGGCCCGTGCGTCCCCGAGGCCACCGGCGTCACCGACGAGAGCTATCGCGGACAGGTCGAGTCCCTGGCCGACTTCCTGGGGGGGACCTATCGCCCGGTCCTGTCGAGGCTGGAGAGCGAGATGACCAGAGCCTCGACGCAGCTCGAGTACGAGCGGGCCGCGCGCCTCCGGGACCAGCTGGCCGCGGCCCGCAAGGCCATGGAGAGCCAGGAGATGGTCCTGGGGCACCGCGAGGACCTGGACGCCATCGGCCTGGACGAGGACGACCTGGAGGCCGCGTTCCAGGTGTTCTTCGTGCGTCGGGGCCGGGTGATGGGCCGCAAGGGCTGGGTGGTGGACAAGGTCGAGGACCTGGATCGCTCCGAGCTCCTGAGAAGCTTCCTCCGCGAGCTGTATATGGAACAGGAGGACGCTCCGCCGCGGATCCTGGTCCCCGAGCTGCCCGCCGACGCCGACGTGCTGGAGGAGTGGCTGTCGCAGCGACGAGGCACCCGCGTCCGCATCGCCGTTCCCGCCCGGGGCGCCAAGCGCCGCCTGACGCAGACCGTCTCCCAGAACGCCCGGGAGGCCTTCATGCGCCACAAGCTCCGCCGAGCCTCCGACTTCGGCGCCCGCTCCCGCGCCCTGGCCGAGCTCGGCGACGCCCTCGGCCTGGAGCAGGCTCCCCTGAGGATCGAGGCATACGACATCTCCAACCTCGGTCCCACCGACAAGGTCGGTTCCATGGTGGTCTTCGAAGACGGGTTGCCGAAGCGGTCCGACTACCGCAAGTTCGAGATCAAGGGCGTCCCAGGCCAAGACGACTTCGCCAGCATGGAAGAGATGCTGAGCCGAAGGTTCGCCAGGCTGGTCTCGGAGGTCGGCGCCGACGACACGGTGACCGCGTCCAGACCACGATCCCGAAGGTTCGCCTACCCACCAGCCCTGATCGTCGTGGACGGCGGAAGGGGCCAGCTCGGCGTGGCGACGAGGGTGCTGGCCGAGGCCGGCCTGGACATACCAGTCATCGGCCTGGCCAAGCGCCTGGAGGAGGTCTACGTCCCCGGCCAGCCCGAGCCGCTGCACGTCCCGCGTTCGTCGGAGGCCCTGTTCGTCCTCCAGCACCTTCGGGACGAAGCCCACCGGTTCGCCGTGACGTATCACCGGACGAAGAGGACGAGACGGGCGCTGGCCTCGCCGCTGGACGACGTGCCGGGGATCGGTCCAACGCGCAAGCGGGCGCTGCTGCGCCGGTTCGGCTCCCTGGCCCGGCTGCGGCAGGCCACGGTGGAGGAGATCCAGGGGGTGCAGGGGATCGGCCCGGAGATGGCCCGGACCATCCACCAGCACCTGGAGGGGGGCGGGCCGGTCCCGGCGGCGGCCGGGGTCGCCGGCGCCATGGAAGGGAAGAGCGCATGA
- the uvrA gene encoding excinuclease ABC subunit UvrA, producing MGTDRLVIHGAREHNLKNVTLDLPRGKLIVFTGLSGSGKSSLAFDTIYAEGQRRYVESLSAYARQFLGQMEKPDVDFIEGLSPAISIDQKSTSRNPRSTVGTITEIYDYLRVLYARVGHPHCPNCGRPIGRQTPDQIVDQVLALPEGTRFQVLAPVVRGRKGEYEKLLSDLARKGFARARVDGEVRELSESIRLPRNYKHTIEVIVDRLVAKPDIRRRVADSIETALQLAEGLAAVAVQTDGKEEVITFSQSLACTYDGLSFPELAPRNFSFNSPYGACQTCDGLGTYLQVDPELVVPDPELTIEDGAVAPWGGTRTRDSYWYRLLEAVAEAHGFSTKTPWRKLSKAAREVVLYGSDEKVYVKYRNRWGRVRSYWSTYEGIVPNVERRHQEAGSDSQRERLEQYMREVPCRACNGARLRPETLAVTVGGLNIWELTRQAIRGTLAFVESLELTDREQLIAERLLKEIRSRLAFLVDVGLDYLTLERTAGSLAGGEAQRIRLATQIGSGLTGVLYVLDEPSIGLHQRDNRRLIDTLIRLRDLGNTLIVVEHDEATIRAADHVVDIGPGAGELGGEIVYSGDLEGLLRSRESMTGAFLTGRRSIPTPQIRRKPEKWLRLEGAAEHNLKNLNAAIPLGLFVCVTGVSGSGKSTLVQDVLLRALMQKVYRSRLLPGKHRRLIGWELIDKVIDIDQSPIGRTPRSNPATYTGVFDHVRTLFSQTPEARLRGYLPGRFSFNVRGGRCENCAGDGQIKIEMHFLPDVYVTCEVCKGKRYNRETLEVKYKGRSISDVLEMSVEEGLEFFRNIPNIARHLQTLSDVGLGYVKLGQPAPTLSGGEAQRVKLSSELQKRATGNTFYILDEPTTGLHFEDVRKLLSVLERLVAAGNTVLVIEHNLDVIKTADWIVDLGPEGGDGGGRVVVAGPPEKVAEHPGSHTGQVLGEVLGVGQLHPQPVTVDA from the coding sequence GTGGGCACCGACAGGCTTGTAATTCACGGTGCCCGTGAACACAACCTCAAGAACGTCACGCTCGACCTTCCCCGGGGCAAGCTGATCGTGTTCACGGGCCTGTCCGGGTCAGGGAAGTCGTCCCTGGCCTTCGACACCATCTACGCCGAGGGCCAGCGGCGCTACGTGGAGTCGCTCTCCGCGTACGCCCGCCAGTTCTTGGGGCAGATGGAGAAGCCCGACGTGGACTTCATCGAGGGCCTCTCGCCGGCCATCTCCATCGACCAGAAGTCCACCTCGCGGAACCCGCGAAGCACGGTCGGCACCATCACGGAGATCTACGACTACCTGCGGGTCCTGTACGCCCGGGTCGGCCACCCGCACTGCCCGAACTGCGGGCGTCCCATCGGCCGGCAGACCCCCGACCAGATCGTGGACCAGGTCCTGGCCCTGCCCGAGGGCACCCGGTTCCAGGTGCTGGCGCCGGTGGTCCGGGGCCGCAAGGGCGAGTACGAGAAGCTGCTGTCGGACCTGGCCCGCAAGGGGTTCGCCCGGGCCCGCGTCGACGGCGAGGTCCGAGAGCTGTCCGAGTCCATCCGCCTCCCCCGGAACTACAAGCACACCATCGAGGTCATCGTGGACCGGCTGGTGGCGAAGCCGGACATCCGCCGGCGGGTGGCCGACTCCATCGAGACCGCCCTCCAGCTGGCCGAGGGACTGGCCGCGGTGGCCGTGCAGACCGATGGGAAGGAGGAGGTCATCACCTTCTCCCAGTCCCTGGCCTGTACCTACGACGGCCTGTCGTTCCCGGAGCTGGCTCCCCGGAACTTCTCCTTCAACTCGCCGTACGGGGCCTGCCAGACCTGCGACGGGCTGGGCACGTACCTCCAGGTCGATCCGGAGCTGGTGGTCCCGGACCCGGAGCTGACCATCGAGGACGGCGCGGTGGCGCCGTGGGGCGGGACCCGGACCCGCGACTCCTACTGGTACCGCCTGCTGGAGGCGGTGGCCGAGGCCCACGGGTTCTCCACGAAGACGCCGTGGAGGAAGCTGTCGAAGGCGGCCCGCGAGGTCGTGCTGTACGGCTCCGACGAGAAGGTCTACGTGAAGTACCGCAACCGGTGGGGGCGGGTCCGCTCGTACTGGAGCACGTACGAGGGCATCGTGCCGAACGTGGAGCGGCGCCACCAGGAGGCCGGCTCGGACAGCCAGCGCGAGCGCCTCGAGCAGTACATGCGCGAGGTACCGTGCCGGGCCTGCAACGGCGCGCGCCTGCGCCCCGAGACGCTCGCGGTGACCGTGGGTGGGCTGAACATCTGGGAGCTGACCCGACAGGCCATCCGGGGCACGCTGGCGTTCGTCGAGTCGCTGGAGCTGACCGATCGCGAGCAGTTGATCGCGGAGCGGCTCCTCAAGGAGATCCGGTCCCGGCTGGCCTTCCTGGTCGACGTGGGCCTGGACTACCTGACCCTGGAAAGGACCGCCGGAAGCCTGGCCGGCGGCGAGGCCCAGCGGATCCGGCTGGCCACCCAGATCGGCTCGGGGCTGACCGGGGTGCTGTACGTGCTTGACGAGCCGTCCATCGGGCTGCACCAGCGCGACAACCGCCGGCTGATCGACACCCTGATCCGGCTGCGGGACCTCGGGAACACGCTGATCGTGGTGGAGCACGACGAGGCCACCATCCGCGCCGCCGACCACGTGGTGGACATCGGCCCGGGAGCCGGCGAGCTGGGCGGCGAGATCGTGTACTCGGGCGACCTCGAGGGCCTCCTGCGGTCGCGGGAGTCGATGACCGGCGCCTTCCTGACCGGCCGGCGGTCCATCCCCACCCCGCAGATCCGCCGCAAGCCGGAGAAGTGGCTGCGGCTGGAGGGCGCCGCCGAGCACAACCTGAAGAACCTCAACGCGGCCATCCCGCTGGGGCTGTTCGTGTGCGTGACCGGCGTGAGCGGGTCGGGCAAGTCCACGCTGGTCCAGGACGTCCTGCTGCGGGCGTTGATGCAGAAGGTGTACCGGTCCCGGCTCCTGCCCGGGAAGCACCGCCGGCTCATCGGCTGGGAGCTGATCGACAAGGTCATCGACATCGACCAGTCGCCCATCGGGCGGACGCCGCGGTCGAACCCGGCCACGTATACCGGCGTGTTCGACCACGTCCGGACTCTGTTCTCGCAAACTCCGGAGGCCCGGCTCCGCGGCTACCTCCCGGGAAGGTTCTCGTTCAACGTCCGGGGCGGCCGGTGCGAGAACTGCGCCGGGGACGGCCAGATCAAGATCGAGATGCACTTCCTGCCCGACGTCTACGTCACGTGCGAGGTCTGCAAGGGGAAGCGGTACAACCGGGAGACCCTGGAGGTGAAGTACAAGGGGCGGTCCATCTCCGACGTGCTGGAGATGAGCGTGGAGGAGGGCCTGGAGTTCTTCCGGAACATCCCGAACATCGCCCGGCACCTCCAGACGCTGTCGGACGTGGGGCTCGGCTACGTGAAGCTGGGGCAGCCCGCGCCGACCCTCTCCGGCGGCGAGGCCCAGCGCGTCAAGCTGTCCTCGGAGCTCCAGAAGCGCGCCACCGGGAACACGTTCTACATCCTGGACGAGCCCACCACCGGGCTGCACTTCGAGGACGTCCGCAAGCTCCTGTCGGTGCTGGAGCGGCTGGTGGCCGCCGGGAACACCGTGCTGGTCATCGAGCACAACCTCGACGTCATCAAGACCGCGGACTGGATCGTCGACCTGGGCCCCGAGGGCGGGGACGGCGGAGGCCGGGTGGTGGTGGCGGGGCCGCCCGAGAAGGTCGCCGAGCACCCGGGTTCGCACACCGGACAGGTGCTGGGCGAGGTCCTGGGGGTGGGGCAGCTCCATCCCCAACCGGTCACCGTCGATGCCTGA
- a CDS encoding cupredoxin domain-containing protein: MTRKLFSCVLALGLLAAACGSKGGSSQAVKVSFLPQTVDFLDDVGRGLSLALDPEGNPHLTYIGLLPVLKEGEVAPARPIDAPALPAVLTADLAGGIWSRGDIVQTDITKSPAVEIPVGTLDTTATAIDAKDVQHVVWTQVRGLWYSSRQLGQPVGQFSKPVMAVDGYVSGPSLAVDQDGVPWAAYYVGLTVQVATLQGKTWITQDVATVRRCGTCPPLHTAIVATSTGPVVAYTDPATKAIMVATSVFGTWNVQQIQTPGSSGGFGVDLALDAQVPVVSFVTEVGQVFVARQASATGWQATSVGQFQASGLNDLGGGTSVAVDLRNGTEYVAWADPVAKEVKLVSGSGTSFHPVTTPGTQLGEFPDAQVSSRGKLNLAWYDSVDQDLLLGTYPESLGLIAVPSPSSSASPTSTTVTACKPTESGTSLKLVAKNTAFDTDCVGAPAGQGFKILFDNQDAQVMHNVEIFSNASATTRVGGATSATDVITGVASVTYSVPGLQAGNYYFRCDIHPTVMFGTLVVK; the protein is encoded by the coding sequence GTGACGAGGAAGCTCTTTTCCTGCGTGCTCGCCCTCGGGCTGCTGGCAGCAGCATGCGGCTCGAAGGGTGGGAGCTCCCAGGCAGTGAAGGTCTCCTTCCTGCCGCAGACTGTCGACTTCCTGGACGACGTGGGGCGGGGCCTGTCCCTGGCCCTGGACCCCGAGGGAAACCCCCACCTCACCTACATCGGGCTGCTCCCCGTGCTGAAGGAGGGCGAGGTGGCGCCGGCCCGGCCCATCGACGCGCCGGCCCTCCCGGCCGTGCTGACCGCGGACCTGGCCGGCGGGATCTGGTCGCGCGGCGACATCGTCCAGACCGACATCACGAAGTCGCCCGCCGTGGAGATCCCGGTGGGGACGCTGGACACCACGGCCACGGCCATCGACGCGAAGGACGTCCAGCACGTGGTGTGGACCCAGGTCCGGGGCCTGTGGTACTCGAGCCGGCAGCTCGGCCAGCCCGTCGGCCAGTTCTCGAAGCCGGTGATGGCCGTCGACGGCTACGTCTCGGGGCCGTCGCTGGCCGTGGACCAGGACGGCGTGCCGTGGGCCGCCTACTACGTCGGCTTGACGGTGCAGGTGGCCACTCTCCAGGGCAAGACGTGGATCACCCAGGACGTGGCCACGGTGAGGCGGTGCGGGACCTGTCCGCCGCTGCACACGGCGATCGTCGCGACGTCCACCGGGCCGGTCGTCGCCTATACCGACCCCGCGACCAAGGCCATCATGGTCGCCACCTCGGTCTTCGGGACCTGGAACGTCCAGCAGATCCAGACTCCGGGGAGCTCCGGCGGGTTTGGGGTGGACCTGGCGCTCGACGCCCAGGTCCCGGTGGTGTCGTTCGTGACCGAGGTCGGGCAGGTCTTCGTGGCCAGGCAGGCCAGCGCGACGGGTTGGCAGGCCACCAGCGTCGGCCAGTTCCAGGCCAGCGGCCTGAACGACCTGGGCGGGGGGACGTCCGTCGCCGTCGATCTCAGGAACGGGACGGAGTACGTGGCCTGGGCCGACCCGGTGGCCAAGGAGGTCAAGCTGGTCAGCGGGTCGGGCACGAGCTTCCATCCGGTCACCACGCCGGGGACCCAGCTCGGTGAGTTCCCGGACGCGCAGGTGTCGAGCCGCGGGAAGCTGAACCTGGCCTGGTACGACTCGGTGGACCAGGACCTCCTGCTCGGGACGTACCCCGAGTCGCTTGGCCTGATCGCGGTGCCGTCGCCTTCCAGCTCCGCCAGTCCGACCAGCACCACCGTCACGGCGTGCAAGCCGACCGAGAGCGGGACCTCGCTGAAGCTCGTCGCCAAGAACACCGCGTTCGACACCGATTGCGTCGGGGCGCCCGCAGGCCAGGGGTTCAAGATCCTGTTCGACAACCAGGACGCACAGGTCATGCACAACGTGGAGATCTTCTCGAACGCATCGGCGACCACGCGGGTCGGCGGTGCCACCAGCGCGACGGACGTGATCACGGGGGTGGCGTCGGTGACGTACAGCGTCCCCGGGCTCCAGGCGGGCAACTACTACTTCCGCTGCGACATCCACCCGACGGTGATGTTCGGCACGCTGGTCGTCAAGTAG